In the Vulpes vulpes isolate BD-2025 chromosome 12, VulVul3, whole genome shotgun sequence genome, TACTGACCGCCCCCCTCACGCCGCCTGCGTAATCGCTTTGGAATCAGCTTGAGGGCTACGCAGCCGACGTAGCCAAGGTGGTTGGTCTGGGCTATGGTCGAAAATAACCGAAAACCCACATTCCGCCATGCCCCACCGAGCTGGGCACAAGGGCTCGGAACTGCCGATTGTATTCTGAGGTTTGGTGCTCCGAAAAGTCTTTTCGGATACAAGGTGaaaaggggcgggggggagcagaGAATTTTAAGGACAGCTATTCACGAAACGCGTCGGTACGCCGAAGGCGGCTACTGACTCCAAAACAAAGTAGTACCCAAACGGAGAAGCTGGATCTCCGGGAAAAAAGGAGGGCAGACACGAAACAGGTATTCGCAGAAACGCACAGAACGCCTAGGTTCCAAGGAGGAGTGGACCAATGGGGACCGGAGAGGAGGTCCGAAAGGTAGGGACTACGTCAGCGCGGAGGAACACCTTCGGCACTGGCAGCAACGAAAGTCATGTGATCTCAGAGAAGGGCGGAGCGTCACGTGGCGGCCACGGGAAGTAGAGCCggccgcggggggaggggcgccggcgggagtggagggggcggggccgagggccggGGCATTCTGCGTCCACGTCGGTGCGCGTGCTCACGGACCGCGGCTTCTTCTTGCCCTGCAGCTCCGGTTCTCCGGGACCCACGGCTGTCCCTCCGACCCCACCCAGGGCACCCATCCTGCGGCCGAGACCCTTCCCGCCAAAGGTCGACTCGTTCCCTGCTCCTTCCTCCGGAGCCAGCACCGCTGCTCCCTGACCCTCGGGCCTCCTCGGGCCTCAGCCTCCGCTTCGGGGGGCCAGGGTGGATGTGAACAAAGACTCCTCCCCTCATATCCCAACCCTGAGAGAAGGACCTAGGGCAGCTTTGGTTTCAAAGTTATAATGCATGgtttaaaagaggaaagaaaaagggagcgCGCCGGTTACAGGTCTGAGAGAGTATAGGAAGAAGGGAATGTAGAGGGAAAGGTCGGGGGCACGGGGACAAGTTTGGGGAAAATCCAGTGGCCCAAAATCCCAGTTTCCCACCCACAGCCCAGCCCTTGGAGTGAAGAATTAGATCAGTTTTGtacaagagtttttaaaaaatcaaatcacaaCAAAGCTGGCTTGGCTTTTCTTTGAGCCTCCCGGATTACCGAATGTCTGTGTGTCATTCTGGCCAGTACTGTCTCCACCAGACAGTTTGGACTCTCCTGGGCCTCCGCTTATGTCCCAGTCTGGGGTTTCCAGGGAGTGCGAACACGAAGTTAGAGTGAGGCTGCTGCAGAGTCTGACCCATGTGTCCATCCAAACTCCGTGTGGAGTGCAGGGCTCCCAGGGtagagaggggcaggaggggcagaccCTGCCCAGACAGTCCTCACCATGGGACAGGGCATCAGACGGCATCCCGAGTGCTCACCCTccctttcccccccaccccaactcaggTGGAGGGGGAGCAGCTGTCACCAGAGCCGATGTTGGTGAAGGTTTCGGCTCAGCACAGAACGAACATCAGCGGTGAACCTGGGACGACAATAACTTGCATTGGTAGAGTCCTCAAAACACTAGCGTTAGGCAGCCTCATTGGAGATGTGGGGCAAAATGATCACTTTTCTCACATGAAACTGAGGTCCAGTTTGCCCAAAACCCACTGGCTAAAAGTGATGAGCTTTACTGTAagaaggcctgggttcaaatgctAAGTTCTTAagggaaaagagataaataagTCAAACAGGACATATATTTATTCCCTCTTGGGATCCCCCATCTCCTTTCCTCAGAAACCTAAGTGTCTAGCTTCCCTTACCTGAGGGCATCCAGCATTGGAAGCAGGTTGAGAAGGGCGGTGTCGCTGGGGTCACTGAACCAGGATTTGATGGGGATGGCATTGTCTAGgacacatgaaaataaatgcacatgAGAAAAAACAGTTCAAGAGACAggctgattttccttttttcttttttttcttttttttttcttttttttttttttttttaatttttctttttatttgggaATGGGGATCATTGCTTTCAAATAggttcctcccctgcccccccaaactCAGCAGCCTAAATGAAACCTTCCTGATTCATCCTCCAAAATAAAACTAACTTTAAATCACCATATCTCACATTAGCGTGAGGCTGGCTTCTAGGCAAACTCATTGTCCCTGTGTCTCACCTGAAGCAAATTTGGACTGAGCAACATGACCTATGAAAGGGATATATCGGGGAAGAGGGACATCTCATGTAAAAGAAACCCCTTGCATCCTGACCTACAGTAAACCAGGAATCCCAGGCTCCTGGCTTTCAGAATGCTGCCTCAGAACCACTTGCAGTTCCTACCAGACTGGCCGCCTTCTtgcatacctgggtggctcctatAGGCCCCTGGGGAGTTATCCAGAATGACGATGCTGGAGAGGTCACTGTGGACCACAGAGAGGTCTTTGATGTAGCTGCCCAGTTCCAAAGTGCAGTGCTGGAGGGAAGGGCGAGCTGGGCATCAGGAGGAGACTCGGCCCTGTGACTGCTGCCCAGTCCCAACCTCGCCCTCGGCCAACCCACTCCCTCAAGGGAATTAGGTGGTATATGcctccccctgccaccctccctccAGGATCCCATTCCAGGGCAGCTGCCTCAAACTCAGATCCTTCCCTGGTGGATTGCCTGCCAAGCTTCCTCTCAGCCCCTCACCTGTCTGTAGTATCTCCTCTTGAGAATGCTCCTGCTGTTGTCCAGTTTATCTGCCACAGCAGAGCCGTAAATCTCCATGCTTGCTGTGAACACCACCAGCTCATACCACTGACTCACCTGAGATTGAGCGGGAAGAGGGAGGCGTCAGAAGAGGGGACCGTTCCTCTAGACATACAGTTCTGCACTAGGTTTCCCGCCTGGTTCTTGGGGCCTCTCAACGACATCAAACATCTCTGAGAACACAAAACTCTGAAAACCCCCAAACTCAAGAGTCCTAGGCACCGTGCAACCTTAAGATTCAGGGATGCAACAACTAAAGAGCAGGCAGGCCAAGGAAGAACAGAATTACATAAGCACAACAAATGAACCCAAACTGCTGAAAGCCAGCCAGCCATCCTCTAACCTCCTCTGTCCCACAACCTCTCCTCTCTAAAACTGTCGTACCCATTTCTCCTTAGCCCGTGCTTCCTCCGAATCAGCTAAATTCACAGAGCCCTAAAACCATTCCTTCGTCACAGAACTCCCTGTATTTTCTACAAACTCACCACTTCCAAGAAGAAATCCACATGGGGCCTCTTATGTACAAAAAACCGGACGGGATGTTTGTCTATTACCACCTGCAGAGAAACAGGGAAGGGCTTGGGGGATGGTCCTGAGCACCAGAGCACAGGCCCAAAAGACACCCCCACTACTCCATAGCCTGCTTCCCTCGTTGAGGCTGCCACTGCTGCCGGGGGACAGGGACAAGATGCTCTGGGATTGGCAAAGGAAGCCCAGGTCTGAATGGGT is a window encoding:
- the CTDNEP1 gene encoding CTD nuclear envelope phosphatase 1, which produces MMRTQCLLGLRTFVAFAAKLWSFFIYLLRRQIRTVIQYQTVRYDILPLSPVSRNRLGQVKRKILVLDLDETLIHSHHDGVLRPTVRPGTPPDFILKVVIDKHPVRFFVHKRPHVDFFLEVVSQWYELVVFTASMEIYGSAVADKLDNSRSILKRRYYRQHCTLELGSYIKDLSVVHSDLSSIVILDNSPGAYRSHPDNAIPIKSWFSDPSDTALLNLLPMLDALRFTADVRSVLSRNLHQHRLW